ATCTCCGCCAGGAAGCTCTCCACCGGCGCGTCGCAGCCGCAGAGGTCCACGTACTCGGGGTATCTTCCGGGATTGTGCAGACCGCGGCAGTCGAAGACGAAGCCGCCGCCGTGGCCTCCCCCATCTTCCGGGTAGCCGTGCTTGTAGCTGAAGCTGCCCACCTGCACCGTGAGCCCCGGCGGCACCTCCACCGGCATCTTCCGCAGCGTTTGCGAGGCGCAGATGCGCTCCAGAACGGCGCGCAGCTCGGGCAGCTCGATGGAGACGAAGCCCGTCTCCAGGATGCGCTCGATGTTGCGCACGGCGGGCGGCACGCTCTGCAGGAAGCGCGGCTTGCGCTCGAAGAAGCCGCGGTAGCCGTACGCGCCCATCGCCTGCATGATGCGCACGAGCACGTAGCCGCGGAAGTGCTGGCGGAAGCGCTCGCGGTCCACCGGCAGGTACTTCTCCAGCGAGTCCAGGTAGTGCTCCAGCAGCTCCTCGCGCAGCTCTTCGGGGATGGCGGCCTTGGGGTCGTACAGCAGCGACGCCACGTCGTACTGCAGCGCGCCGCGCCGCCCGCCCTGGTAGTCGATGAACCACGGCTCGCCGTCGCGCAGCATCACGTTGCGCGACTGGAAGTCGCGGTACAGGAAGTGGCGGGTGTCGGCGCCGAGCAGGAAGGTGGTGAGGCGGCGGAAGTCCTTCTCCAGCTTGGCCTCGTTGAACGGCACGTGGGCCAGCTTGAGGAAGTGGTACTTGAAGTAGCTCAGGTCCCACAGGATCGACTGGCGGTCGAACGAGGCGCGCGGATACGCGACGGAGTAGTCCACCACCTTGCCGCCCTCCACCTGGAAGCGCGGCAGGATCTCCACGATGCGGCGGTACACGGGCACCATCGCGGCGGGGAAGGCGGACGAGTCCTCCTTGCGCGCGGCGGCGATGGCGTCGAACAGCGTGGTCTCGCCCAGGTCTTCCACGAGGTAGATGCCGGCCTCCTCGTCCACCCCATAGATCTCCGGCACGGGCAGGCCTACCGAGCGGAAGTCGCGCGAGTAGCTGATGAAGGCGCGGTTCTCCTCCTTGTCCGGCCCCACCACGGCCACGGCCGTCTCGTACTGGTCGCCGATCAGGCGGTACATGGCCCGGCTGCTGCCATCGCCCTCGATCTGGAGGATGGAGGCCGGGGCCTTGCCGAAGTGCGCCTTGAAGAGGCGGCGGAATATCTGCTGCACGGCGGTTCCTGAGTGCGTTCGGTCACGTTGCGCGAAACTGGAAGATACCTTGCAACGCGGGTGCCGTCACGAATGCTCGGTTGATACGGAGCAGCCGATCGCCTGGCGCATCACTTACCGGCCCGGCTCCCGGCGAGCGCGCCGAAGCGGCAGGCGATGCGCTCCTGCGCACCTCCGTGGAACGTTGGTTGCTGCGGAAAGTACAGACGCGTCGGTCCCGCCTTTCCTCTCCCCCCGAGGACGCTATGCACGCCTCACGCTTCGCCCTGCCTTCCGTGCTCGCCCTGGTCTTCGCCGCCGCGGGGTGCGCGGGGCATTCGGGCTCGGAGCCTATCGGCCCGGACCCGCGCGACGTGGGGGTGATCGCCCCGGGCGACGCGGAGGGCATCCCGATGTACACCCAGCACGGGGTGCCCGGCTGCCGCTACCGCAGCGCGGGCAACATCGTGGCGCAGTCGCTGCTGGAGATGCGTGACGAGGCGAACCAGAAGCAGGCGGACGCCGTGATCGACGTTCGTAAGCAGGTGCAAGCGACCCTGCCGCCCGTGACGCGCGACGCGCCGGTGCGCCCCGCCGCATACGTCTACTATACGGGCACCGCCGTTCGTGTCGAGCCCGGCTGCCGCACCGGCCCCGCGCCGCAGGAGCCCGGCTCGCCCGGCGTCTGACGGGTGCCGATCGGGAGATGCGAGACGGACCGGATCGCTCCCCGCGGTCCGGGCCGTATCGTTCGTGTCCGATCCGCATCCGCCGACGACATGCGTGGCGGCGCATCAGCAGAAGCGCGTCGGATACGGGAGATGTGCGGCGCTTGTGATGGTATTCGGCGGATCGAGTACACGGGAGCTGTCGGCGATGGATGCGGACCGGAACGATGGAAGGCCGTCCATGCTGCGGACGGCCTTCCATCGTTCGTCATCAACCGGCCTGCGGTCTCACCAGACCCGAAGTCAGCTCTGGCCTGGCGGTGGCGGAGCCGGAGCGCCTGCCGGAGGCGGTCCCTCGGGCCCGGCGCCCTCACCGGGCGCACGCGGCGACGGAAGGCTGACGAGCACGGCGGTGATGAGGAGCACCAGCCCGGCGGCGATCAGCTCCGCGCGGGCGGAGCGGCGGAGCGCGAGGGCACCTTCCTCGCTGCCCAGGATGGGCCGCTGGCGACGCCAGTTCCACGCACCCAGCCCGAACACGAAGGCGACCACCACCAGCTTGGCGATGAGCGCCCACCCGTACGGCGTGGTCCACAGCGCGTCTATGCGGTGCAGGTGGTTCCACGCGGTGATCAGGCCGAAGACGACCACGACAAGGCCGCACACCAGCGCGAGGGGCGAGAAGGCGTTGACCATGTCGGCTACGATGGCGCCGCGGCGCGCGCGCACGGGCTCATCACGCAGCACCATCGCCAGGCCGCACACCAGCAGCACGAAGAGCGTCCCGATCCACAGCCCCGCCGCAAGCTCGTGCACCGGGTTCACCATCCGCGACCACTGCCCCTGCGCGATTCCCCGCAGCGTGCCGGCGATCACGCCCACGGCCGCCAGCATCCACCCCGCGCGCACGCGCCCGGCGGCGAGCGCAAAGCCCAGCAGTGCGAGGACCAGGCAGCCGACCTGAAGGCCCGCGCCCAGATTGCCGGTGACCAGCCCGCCCAGCGTGGTGTGCGCGCGAGCAGCGGCGCCGGGGAGCGCCATGGCGGTGCGCGCGGCCATCACCAGCGCGCCCACCAGCCCCAGCACGGCGGCGCGTTTCGCCGCGTCGCCGTAGACGCGGCGCTCTGCCTCGAACGCGGAGCCGGTGGGCGCCAGGCGGCCGCGAAGGGCGGAGTAGCGGAAGCCCACGGCGCCCGCGGCCAGGAAAACACCCACGAAGCCGGCCAGCTCGCCTGCGGCTTCGGACCACTCGATCAGGGGCTCGGTCAGCATCACGCGCGGGTCTCTCCGGTGTTGGGATGGGGATGCGGTGCCGTTGCGCCGCGGGCTCGCACGAGACGCGCCGCCGGGGCCGGAAAGGCCGCCGGAGGCGCGGTGGTGCATCGTACGGTCTTCGCCGGGAACGCCCTTCAGCGCGGCGGGGGCGGCGGCGCGCTGTCGCCGTGGGGCTGGCCGCCGGCGCGGGCCGCGTGGCGGCGCTTGCGCAGGTCCTCGTACTTGATGCGCTGCGCGGGGGTCATCACCGCCTCCAGCTGCGCCCGCGTGCTCTGCGTGATGGCTTCGAAGCGCGGGTGAACCTCGCGCGCCAGGTCGCGGGTGCGGGCCTGGCCCGCCAGCAGCACGGAATCCACCCGCGCCTGCTGCTGCGTGGAAAGGCCCAGCTCCCGCGCCAGGTAGCGCGACCAGCGGTGCGCGCTCTCCGGGCTGAAGCGGCTGGGGCCGCGGGCGCGCGGGGGGGGCATCTGCCAGTCTGCCGGGCGCAGCGCGAAGCGGTCCAGCGCCACGCCGCCCGCCACGCCCAGCAGCCCCACGGCCACCAGGAGCGCCGCGGCCAGCGCGCGCGGGCCGCCCGCTCTCACCGCCCCTCCGGCATGGCCGCGGCGTCGCGCAGCAGCCACTCCGACGCGTCGGCCGAGAGGGCGGCGCGGTCGGCGGCCGGCAGCGCGGTGGAGAGCGCCTCCTCCACCATGGGCGAGGGGGCGGAGGCGGCCTGGAGCACCGGCGCAGGCTGCATGCTGCCCGCGGCGACGGCGAGCACCACGCCCGCGGCCAGCGCCAGCGGCAGCGCCGCGCGTGCCCAGGAGCCGGCGTAGGCCCACCACGCCTGGCGCCGCGCCGCCATCACCACCGCCGCGCGTGCGTCGATGGCGCGGTGCAGGCGGTCCCAGTCGGTGCGGTCCAGCGGCGGCCGGGCAGGGCCGTCGCGGAGCGCTGAGGCCAGGCGCTCGTCGCGCGGCGGATCGTGGGAAAGGTCCGGAAGCATGGGAGAATCGCTCGTCTTCAGTCGTGGAACAGGCCCAGCGTCTCGCGCAGTGCGCCGCGTGCCTGGAAGAGGTGCCAGCGCACGGTGCCCGGCGACAGGCCCAGGATCTCGGCGATCTCGGGGCCGGAGAAGCCTTCCAGCTCGAACAGCTTCACGATGGTGCGGCGCGGCTCGGGCAGCGCCGCCAGGGCCACCGCCACCCCCGCGCTCAGCTCCGCGCGCGCCGAGTGCGTCTCGGGTGTGACGCCGGGGCTGGTCACGTGCGCCGGGATCTCGTCGGTCCTGCGCACCCAGCGCGCCTTGCGGGCGTTCAGGCCGCGGTTGATGAGGATGCGGAAGAACCAGGGCGCGAACCGCCGGTCGCCCCGCAGCGTGTCGATCTTCTCGAGCGCGGCGATGAAGGCGTCCTGCACCAGGTCTTCCGCGTCTTCGGGATGGTCGAGGATGCGGTACGCCACCGAGAGAGCGCGGCGCGAGTACCGGCGCACCAGCAGGCCGAAGGCCTCGGTGTCGCCGGCGCGCACACGCTCCACGAGGCGCAGGTCGTCGGCGTCGTCGTCCGGCGCGGGCTGCGCGCGCCGCGAAGGCGCCTCAGCCACGGCGGTTGGGGGTGCGGCCGGGGCGCGCCGGGTCTTCACTACGCTGGGCACAGCCGTTCCGCATGTCCGCGAGTAGGTCCGCTCCGCTCGCGGCGTACCGCGATGCTGGATGAAAGAACAGTTTTCCCGCCCCGTCCGTTTGCGGCGGGCCCGCACGGCCGCGGCATCGTGCTCGCCGGTCGCCGGCTGCGTTCGGAAACGTAAGGTGCCGCCGCGGTGTATGCGGGCCGTGCGAGGTTAAGCGCACGCCCCGCATCCCACAAGCCCTCGCCCCCACGACGTCCGTTTTCGGCGGACGGCCGGTGGCGGGATGCGGGACTCTCCGGCGCCCGCGGTGTATCCAGCCGTACCCACGTCCAACGATCTTTACGAGAGGCACGAAGATGAAGCGGAACGCACTCCTGGTGGCGCTGGCGCTCGCGGTGGTCCCGGTCGCGGCCCGCGCGCAGGTCCCGGGCGGCTACGGCAACACGACGCCGCAGGGCGGGTGGGGCGCCGGGCGCCGCGGCTCCGCGCTGGGCGCGGACGACGTGCGGAATCCCATCAAGCCGCTGCTGGACCGCAGCCGCGAGCTGGGCTTCACCGACACGCAGGCCAACGAGCTGCTGGCGATGATGCAGAAGCTGGACGACGACAACCGGCCCATCTTCGAGCAGATCGCCCGCGCGCTCGCATCCGCGCAGAGCGGGCCCGAGGGGGCGCGCATGGACGCGATCCGGCCGCTGTACGAGCGCATCCAGCGGAACAACGAGGCGGCGTGGCGCGTGGCTGTGGCGCCGCTCACCAAGGACCAGCGCAACCGAGCCGAGCGCATGCGCCGCGACCTGGCCCGCGAGCGCGAGGACGAGCGCCGCAAGCGCCAGCCCCGCGGGGGCGACCAGGGGCTGA
This portion of the Longimicrobiaceae bacterium genome encodes:
- a CDS encoding RNase adapter RapZ, producing MQQIFRRLFKAHFGKAPASILQIEGDGSSRAMYRLIGDQYETAVAVVGPDKEENRAFISYSRDFRSVGLPVPEIYGVDEEAGIYLVEDLGETTLFDAIAAARKEDSSAFPAAMVPVYRRIVEILPRFQVEGGKVVDYSVAYPRASFDRQSILWDLSYFKYHFLKLAHVPFNEAKLEKDFRRLTTFLLGADTRHFLYRDFQSRNVMLRDGEPWFIDYQGGRRGALQYDVASLLYDPKAAIPEELREELLEHYLDSLEKYLPVDRERFRQHFRGYVLVRIMQAMGAYGYRGFFERKPRFLQSVPPAVRNIERILETGFVSIELPELRAVLERICASQTLRKMPVEVPPGLTVQVGSFSYKHGYPEDGGGHGGGFVFDCRGLHNPGRYPEYVDLCGCDAPVESFLAEMPETEEFWKHVRGLVDSSVETYRTRGFTSLSAHFGCTGGQHRSVYFAERLAKHIEKRFPDVNVRIAHREEGRWSARRADALATLAAAAETGATAGAAAE
- a CDS encoding CopD family protein, whose amino-acid sequence is MLTEPLIEWSEAAGELAGFVGVFLAAGAVGFRYSALRGRLAPTGSAFEAERRVYGDAAKRAAVLGLVGALVMAARTAMALPGAAARAHTTLGGLVTGNLGAGLQVGCLVLALLGFALAAGRVRAGWMLAAVGVIAGTLRGIAQGQWSRMVNPVHELAAGLWIGTLFVLLVCGLAMVLRDEPVRARRGAIVADMVNAFSPLALVCGLVVVVFGLITAWNHLHRIDALWTTPYGWALIAKLVVVAFVFGLGAWNWRRQRPILGSEEGALALRRSARAELIAAGLVLLITAVLVSLPSPRAPGEGAGPEGPPPAGAPAPPPPGQS
- a CDS encoding sigma-70 family RNA polymerase sigma factor, producing MAEAPSRRAQPAPDDDADDLRLVERVRAGDTEAFGLLVRRYSRRALSVAYRILDHPEDAEDLVQDAFIAALEKIDTLRGDRRFAPWFFRILINRGLNARKARWVRRTDEIPAHVTSPGVTPETHSARAELSAGVAVALAALPEPRRTIVKLFELEGFSGPEIAEILGLSPGTVRWHLFQARGALRETLGLFHD